A genomic stretch from Pirellulales bacterium includes:
- the surE gene encoding 5'/3'-nucleotidase SurE, producing the protein MQILLTNDDGIYAPGLAAMERALLKLGDVAVVAPHTEQSGVGHSITFLTPLTAKEVFDGSRRRGWAVEGSPADSVKIGIFEFCPRRPELVVSGINGGLNAGINVLYSGTVAAAIEGAFFGITSIAVSLEYDEHAEFDKAAEMALRIIRRILEQKGSEPQLYNLNIPTKAIHSEAEVKAVPMGIFRYGEKFEKRVDPRGRHYFWAVNEPPPPPGAQETDISALDKGFITLTPLHYDMTHRKALAGMQEWKWS; encoded by the coding sequence GTGCAGATTCTGCTCACCAATGACGACGGGATCTACGCGCCCGGTTTGGCCGCGATGGAGCGGGCCCTGCTCAAACTCGGCGACGTGGCCGTCGTGGCTCCGCACACCGAGCAGAGCGGCGTCGGGCATTCGATCACTTTTCTCACGCCGCTCACCGCCAAAGAGGTTTTCGACGGTTCGCGGCGGCGCGGCTGGGCCGTCGAGGGGAGCCCGGCGGATTCGGTCAAGATTGGCATCTTCGAGTTTTGTCCCAGGCGTCCGGAATTGGTGGTTAGCGGCATCAATGGAGGGCTGAATGCGGGAATCAATGTGCTCTACTCGGGCACCGTCGCGGCGGCGATCGAGGGGGCGTTTTTCGGAATCACGAGTATCGCGGTCTCGCTCGAATACGACGAGCATGCCGAGTTTGACAAGGCGGCCGAGATGGCCCTGCGAATCATCCGGCGTATTCTCGAGCAGAAAGGCTCGGAGCCGCAACTTTACAATCTGAACATTCCGACGAAGGCAATTCATTCGGAGGCGGAGGTCAAGGCGGTACCGATGGGCATCTTTCGGTACGGCGAGAAATTCGAGAAGCGGGTCGATCCTCGCGGCCGGCATTATTTTTGGGCTGTCAATGAACCGCCTCCACCCCCCGGCGCGCAAGAAACCGATATTTCGGCCCTCGACAAAGGCTTCATCACGCTCACGCCCCTGCACTACGACATGACGCACCGCAAGGCTTTGGCCGGGATGCAGGAGTGGAAATGGAGCTAA
- a CDS encoding LysR family transcriptional regulator → MAINAEFPSLSTDQVAAFAELARQGSLRRAAELLCISEQGLRNRLLALEKRLGIQLYHKRRGMRRTTPLTSQGRQFLPHARAFLERSRELCELFDVSTQQREVRVVASQYLTAYVLIDAVRRFHAAAPHIRIRLGTRTEQEVETELLADPEIDLGVAAPLEASPDLDYRHLFSMPWSLIAPVGHPLLRRRNLKLDDLVDEPLILFERGSTGRQHVVDAFHRAELSPRVEMETTNTEIIVRMVEAGLGISLVPLLASGIVTRGRRIGVRSLGNCIRPIDSGILLRRGEPPLPAARQFIDFVQRRFKKRAAAIAPSLSGRGPG, encoded by the coding sequence ATGGCAATCAACGCCGAGTTTCCTTCACTTTCAACCGATCAAGTGGCGGCTTTCGCCGAATTGGCCCGGCAGGGGAGCCTGCGCCGCGCGGCCGAGCTGCTTTGCATCAGCGAGCAAGGCTTGCGCAATCGGCTCCTCGCCCTCGAGAAGCGGCTGGGAATCCAGCTCTATCACAAACGGCGCGGAATGCGCCGCACTACCCCGCTCACTTCCCAGGGCCGGCAGTTCCTTCCCCACGCTCGGGCGTTTCTCGAACGGTCGCGCGAGCTGTGCGAGCTATTCGACGTTTCCACGCAGCAGCGCGAGGTGCGCGTCGTGGCGAGCCAGTATCTAACCGCCTATGTGCTGATCGACGCCGTGCGGCGATTTCATGCCGCCGCGCCGCACATTCGCATTCGGCTCGGCACGCGCACCGAGCAAGAGGTCGAAACGGAGCTGCTCGCCGATCCGGAAATTGATTTGGGTGTAGCGGCCCCACTCGAGGCGTCGCCCGATCTCGACTATCGACATCTGTTCTCGATGCCGTGGAGCCTGATCGCACCGGTGGGTCATCCGCTATTGAGGCGCCGAAATTTGAAATTGGACGACCTGGTCGATGAGCCTCTGATCCTCTTCGAGCGCGGTTCGACGGGACGGCAGCACGTCGTCGATGCGTTCCATCGAGCCGAACTATCGCCACGAGTCGAAATGGAAACGACCAACACCGAGATCATCGTCCGGATGGTCGAGGCGGGGCTGGGAATCTCGCTCGTGCCGCTGTTGGCGAGCGGCATCGTCACGCGCGGCCGCCGAATCGGCGTCCGCAGCCTCGGCAATTGCATCCGCCCGATCGATTCGGGCATTCTTCTGCGCCGCGGAGAACCGCCGCTCCCAGCCGCCCGACAGTTCATCGACTTCGTCCAGCGACGTTTCAAGAAACGCGCCGCCGCAATCGCTCCCTCTCTCTCTGGGAGAGGGCCGGGGTGA